A genome region from Tenebrio molitor chromosome 4, icTenMoli1.1, whole genome shotgun sequence includes the following:
- the LOC138129061 gene encoding uncharacterized protein: MTEEKIFEILLPKHYDYPKLESEAAATIANSFADIIYDTLKLKSCLPINKRLGVLKFLKTLSSSSSDHVGVNEATYTTFIQKLEDQFIEINDFDNFLKQTSVELEGQLPRSLSSEVQEFYRRKKERHQKKIKRLELIKKYDQEALDKANFMSRITRNISYYETSENIIKSLVNEPVICSASEGVDFANISYREKQTKFAYALIHLQQWRTLEKVLVRLVKYENLSQFEINFLMYLNKSVSGDGETLRQFIVKHFIFVYEKIVIDFCTKLIQLEQEEVVNFFKTLLFNTEYVIIKEMCVDKNFELKLKQILYELYSYSFCNDNILKFIDFFL, from the exons atgactgaagagaaaatttttgaaattttgctgCCAAAACATTATGATTACCCCAAACTCGAATCAGAAGCTGCCGCTACAATCGCCAACAGCTTTGCAGACATCATTTATGACACTTTGAAGTTAAAATCTTGCTTGCCAATTAACAAAAGACTTGGTGTTCTT aaatttctcaaaaccTTGTCGTCGAGTTCGAGTGATCACGTTGGCGTCAATGAAGCAACGTACACCACTTTCATTCAAAAACTTGAAGATCAGTTCATCGAGATAAatgattttgacaattttttaaagcagACCAGTGTTGAATTGGAAGGGCAGTTGCCTAGGAGTTTAAGCAGTGAAGTGCAAGAATTCTACAGGAGGAAAAAAGAAAGACatcagaagaaaattaaaagactTG AGTTGATCAAGAAATATGACCAAGAGGCTTTGGATAAAGCTAATTTTATGTCGAGGATTACAAGGAACATCTCATATTATGAAACTAGTGAGAACATTATAAAAAGTCTTGTTAATGAACCAGTAATTTGTTCTGCAAGTGAAGGAGTAGattttgcaaatatttcttatcgagaaaaacaaacaaaatttgctTATGCCTTAATTCACTTGCAGCAATGGAGAACTTTGGAGAAAGTACTAGTGAGACTAGTGAAATATGAAAATCTAAGTCAATTTGAGATAAATTTCTTAATGTACTTAAATAAGTCAGTGAGTGGTGATGGTGAAACTTTGAGACAATTCATAGTGAAGCACTTTATATTTgtatatgaaaaaattgtaattgactTTTGTACAAAATTAATCCAGCTTGAGCAGGAAGAAgttgtgaattttttcaaaacattaTTGTTCAACACTGAATATGTGATAATTAAGGAAATGTGTGTAGATAAAAATTTCGAGCTAAAACTTAAACAAATATTGTACGAGCTGTACAGTTACAGCTTCTGTAACgataatattttgaaatttatagaTTTTTTCTTGTAA
- the UQCR-C1 gene encoding mitochondrial-processing peptidase subunit beta — MASILKLSKSVAKLSKNGNVIQSAKNLRKASTAAEPKPILLNVPPTNVTTLNSGIRVATEDWGSHTATVGIWIDAGSRYENSKNNGVAHFMEHMAFKGTGKRNQTQLEIEIEDLGAQLNAYTSREQTVYYSKCLANDVPKAIEILGDIVQNAKLGEAEIERERGVILREMQEVESNLQEVVFDHLHAIAYQGTPLANTILGPTANIRSINSNDLRCYLDNHYKASRVVVAGAGGVNHEELVKLCEQHLGKLNNTYPDEIPILAPCRFTGSEIRVRDDSLPLAHIAIAIEGAGWTDPDTLTLMVASTLLGAWDRSQASAKQNATTLARASAEGELCHSYQSFNTCYKDTGLWGIYFVSDPLKIEDMVFNIQQEFMRLCTSVTEGEVERAKALLTANTLLQLDTSTAVCEDIGRQLLCYGRRLPPHELTHRINSITAQNVRDVCYKYLYDRCPAIAAVGPVEQLPDYNRIRSSMYWLRV, encoded by the exons ATGGCGTCCATCCTCAAGTTATCCAAATCCGTGgcgaaattatcaaaaaacgGGAACGTAATCCAG AGTGCGAAAAACTTGAGAAAAGCCTCAACAGCCGCCGAACCGAAACCAATTCTACTAAATGTACCACCTACTAATGTCACCACCTTAAATTCAG GTATAAGGGTCGCCACTGAGGACTGGGGCTCGCATACTGCCACAGTCGGTATCTGGATTGATGCCGGGAGTAGGTACGAAAACTCGAAAAACAATGGAGTCGCCCACTTTATGGAGCACATGGCTTTCAAG GGCACTGGTAAGAGAAACCAAACTCAGTTGGAGATTGAGATTGAGGATTTGGGCGCCCAACTGAACGCCTACACCAGCAGGGAGCAGACAGTCTACTATTCCAAATGCTTAGCCAATGACGTCCCCAAAGCTATCGAGATCCTTGGCGATATCGTCCAAAATGCGAAGCTGGGTGAGGCGGAGATCGAGCGCGAACGCGGCGTCATCCTGAGAGAGATGCAAGAGGTGGAATCTAATCTCCAGGAGGTGGTTTTCGATCATCTGCACGCTATCGCCTACCAGGGCACTCCTTTGGCGAACACCATCCTGGGACCCACTGCTAATATTCGTTCCATCAATTCGAACGATTTGAGATGTTATTTGGATAATCACTACAAGGCGAGTCGTGTCGTCGTTGCCGGAGCGGGAGGAGTCAACCATGAAGAGCTTGTCAAGTTGTGTGAACAACACTTGGGCAAATTGA acAACACATACCCCGACGAGATCCCCATCCTGGCCCCGTGCAGGTTCACCGGCTCGGAAATCCGCGTCCGAGACGACTCTCTCCCCCTAGCCCACATCGCCATAGCCATCGAGGGCGCGGGATGGACGGACCCAGACACTCTGACTCTCATGGTGGCTTCCACCTTGCTAGGAGCCTGGGACCGGTCCCAAGCTTCTGCCAAGCAAAACGCAACCACCTTAGCCAGAGCGAGCGCCGAGGGTGAACTCTGCCACTCCTACCAGAGCTTCAACACCTGCTACAAA GACACCGGCCTGTGGGGCATTTACTTCGTCTCAGATCCGCTGAAAATCGAAGATATGGTGTTCAACATCCAACAGGAGTTCATGCGGTTGTGCACGAGCGTGACCGAAGGTGAAGTGGAGCGCGCCAAGGCTCTCTTGACGGCCAACACTCTTCTCCAGTTGGACACGTCGACTGCCGTGTGCGAGGACATCGGGAGGCAGTTGTTGTGCTACGGGAGGAGACTGCCTCCTCATGAGTTGACACACAGAATCAATTCGATCACAGCGCAGAATGTTAGAGATGTTTGCTATAAGTATTTGTACGACAGATGTCCGGCGATCGCTGCTGTTGGACCCGTCGAACAGTTGCCCGACTACAATAGAATTCGTAGCTCTATGTACTGGCTCCGCGTCTAA
- the LOC138129063 gene encoding uncharacterized protein: MALSVLIPIFFIFTKLSAFDVNGPINLKDEKLQPCIEKSGYQLDEDEPFDIKETPTIELLCLMKCVAETLKIIDSDGQIVQDNLDNFETDLPENKNTMFKDCATKSPEVKSCQDMDYFMQCLASV; encoded by the exons ATGGCGTTGAGCGTCCTAATAcccattttcttcattttcacaAAGCTATCAGCTTTCGAC gtAAATGGTCCTATTAATTTAAAAGACGAAAAACTGCAACCTTGCATCGAGAAAAGTGGCTACCAATTAGATGAAGATGAACCGTTCGATATCAAAGAGACTCCAACTATTGAACTGTTGTGTTTAATGAAATGTGTGGCAGAAACTCTGAAAATAATCGATTCAGACGGACAAATCGTCCAAGATAATCTGGACAATTTCGAAACAGATTTGCCGGAGaacaaaaacacaatgtttaaGGACTGTGCGACTAAGTCACCCGAAGTCAAGTCCTGTCAGGATATGGATTATTTCATGCAATGTTTGGCGTcggtataa